One region of Natronorubrum aibiense genomic DNA includes:
- a CDS encoding phosphoglycerol geranylgeranyltransferase: MTTACPWDDWNHILKIDPDKELPEGVTYGDLCATGTDAIEVGGTMGITEENMEAVVDACAEHDVPLYQEPSNPEVVIDNRALEGYLIPTVFNAGSPFWITGAHKEWVRLDGDMDWDRTWTEAYIVMNPEADVATYTEADCDLDADDVAAYAEVAERMFGQEIVYLEYSGMLGDENIVQAASEATKESTLFYGGGIHDYDSAAKMATHADVIVVGDLAHDEGVGAVRETVKAANDV, encoded by the coding sequence ATGACTACCGCTTGCCCCTGGGACGACTGGAACCACATTCTCAAGATCGATCCCGACAAGGAGCTTCCCGAGGGCGTCACCTACGGAGACCTCTGTGCGACTGGCACCGACGCGATCGAGGTCGGCGGCACCATGGGAATCACCGAGGAGAACATGGAGGCCGTCGTCGACGCCTGTGCCGAACACGACGTGCCGCTCTACCAGGAGCCGTCGAACCCCGAAGTCGTCATCGACAACCGGGCGCTCGAGGGCTATCTCATTCCGACGGTGTTCAACGCCGGCTCGCCGTTCTGGATCACGGGCGCACACAAAGAGTGGGTTCGACTCGATGGCGACATGGACTGGGATCGCACGTGGACGGAAGCGTACATCGTAATGAACCCCGAAGCGGACGTCGCAACGTACACCGAGGCCGACTGCGATCTCGACGCGGACGACGTCGCCGCCTACGCGGAAGTCGCAGAACGGATGTTCGGCCAAGAGATCGTCTACCTCGAGTACTCCGGCATGCTGGGTGACGAGAATATCGTTCAGGCCGCAAGCGAGGCGACCAAGGAGTCGACGCTGTTCTACGGCGGCGGCATCCACGACTACGACTCCGCTGCGAAGATGGCCACGCACGCGGACGTCATCGTCGTCGGCGACCTCGCCCACGACGAGGGCGTCGGCGCCGTCCGAGAGACGGTTAAGGCGGCCAACGACGTCTGA